The region GGTGCTggcatggggaaactgaggcaggcagGCCAGTGCGGAGGTCTGGGACTGCAGAGGCAGGAGCTAGACCAGGCTGGGCAGTGAGGACGAGGAGATGCAGATGTGTGCAGAGGTCACCGGCAGAGCAGGGGGCGTCTGAGGGCACCTCTGGGTTAGACACCCAGTGGTCCTGCAGCTGCCTGGTGCTGACTGAGTCCCAGGAGTGACTTCTCTGTGACTGGCCAGGCAGCCAGTGTGTATATTAACCATTTGCTTAGTGCCCGCCACTGGGTTCTCATCCCAGGGCCAGAGATGCCGCCCTGTGCCAGACTGAGCAGGGCTGCTCTGGCCTCTGGGCTGGGctgtcctccccaccctcccccagccctgggaaCCTACCACCCTCGGGCTCCAGGTCAGGAGAGGCCTTAAAGAGCACAATGTCCATCCAgctccctccccccccctcctcccctgctgtTTCTCCAGGGACCTTCCAGCTTCCGCTTacgccacccccaccccgcagTGCCAGGAGGCTCATTAGCTCCCAAGCTGCCCTTCCTGCCCTGCTGCGAGAGGTATCCACATATGATCTGGCCTTAGCCCTGGCTGTGGCACCTCCGGTGCCCATAGGCACTTCCTGGATGGGTACTGAAGGATggagccctggggagggggcaccCAGGTGGGCAATAGAGGCAGCCCAGACCCACCCCAGGCAGCACTGTGTGAAGGCCGATCTGGGCCCACAGAAACCTCCCTGATGAGGTATGGGGGCGTCCATTTGTGGAGGATTTTGGAAGCCCCTCCATCTCCCTACCAGGAGCCCTAATTGTGGTGCTGGCCCTTTAAAGCAGATCAGGGGCTGGCTTTTGGGGGGAAACATCCCAGATTTCTGCCATCTGCTTACAAGCCTGGGCCAGGGAGGGGGGCCACCCCAGCCCCCGACAGGGGCATTGGAAGGGCAGGTGGAGCCGTGGCATCGATTGCAGTAACCTGATCccgcgggggaggggggcggggggaggctgaCGGCAGCGGCAGCGCGAAGGGCCAGGGGAGGAAGCTGCCTGCAGCTGAGGGCTGTCTGGGAAGAGCTGGGACCGGGGCCGGGTCGGCAGCCCCTGCCTCTTCTTCCAGCCCATCTATTTTTAATGAGCTCCCCAGCCTTCTGCAGCGGGCTGGACTCAGAAAGGCAGGCCCAGGCGGTGGAGGCCcgaggccccagccctgccccgagCCCTGGCACCTCCACCCTTCTGGGCATGAGAGGGCGGCCCTGGGGCCCCGCAGCCCCCCAGCCGGGCTGGGCTCTCCATGCAGCTGGTGCTGaagatggattccagcccagACAATGACAGCTGGTTGGAGGATCAATGGGAGCGCTGGTAGGGGTGTGGGGAccggtgtgggggaggggaaggactgGGGCAGCTCCATTGAGCTCCGGGTGTCCGTTTGGTCTGGTTGAGGTGAGAGGCAGAGGGTGTGGCCTCCTAGGATCCCCCTGGGGCTGAGCCCACCACCTctcctgggtgaccttggactaGTGGGTCTCCATTCTCTACGCCTCCGTCTCTTGGACGTCTCTCTCTGGTTGAAGAAAAGACTCAGATTTCTCCCCAACTTCATTAGCAGAATTTTCCCAATGTCCCACCCACACCAAACCGGGCAGGGTCCCCGGGGCTGGGGCTGAGCAGGTGAGGGGACGAGCAGGCAGGCGCCTCAGGGGCTGGCACAGCCCTGCAGTCTGGGGTTGGGGCCCGGGGTTGGCCTGGGCGGAGAGGGTTCTAACACAGCCAGGTAGAGTTCCCTCGCTGAAGTGCTTTGATCTGCCTCCTGCGTTCAGGACACCTCCAGCTGTCCCTGCCCCCAGCTGGGCAGCCTCCTGTTCGGGGCCGACGTGCCAGGCAAGAGGATTTTGTGTTCGAATTGATGAGACCAAGAACACAGAACAGGGGCATGGTCTCTCCTAGAAGAGGCTGAAACTAGACTGACACCAGACTCCCCTGCACTTGCTCCCAGGGCTTACGAGGCGTGGGACTTCCTGGGCTGGGGACGTGGAGCACTTCTCGGAGGCTGGGGACATGGAGCACTCCTcggaggctggggtggggcctcTGCCAGCACCTTGGGTTTTGTCACTGCCGTGCACAGGGAGCCCCCCTCCAGGCATCCCTTGGAGTCTCTTCTCAACTCTCTGCCTCTTCCATGGGTGAACTGGCCTTGGCACCTGCCTTGACCCTGAGAGCCGTTTCTCTGGCAGAGCCAAGGCTCTGACCAGCTGGGCCTCCTAGGCATGGCCTCCTGATTGGCAGCAGGGTGGACAACTCCCAGCTGGGAAAGCTGGGGTAACCTGGAGCCTCCCCTGCCACGGCCACCCTAGGAGGCCTGCCTTTTGACATGAGCCCAAAACTCTTTCCCTGCCTGTTCAGTACCCCTTGCACTGGCACAGGTGGATCCCAGGTCCCATCCTCTGGGGGTTGTGATCTGCCTTCGAGGGGCTGCCCCTTGGAAGAGGTACTAGGGAGGCATCAGGGGGCCTCGACCCGCTGGCAGCAATCCCCTGAGTGGTAACTTTGGCTTCTTGTCCCCACCAGGCTCACCCATGACATCAGCCTAGAGGAGTTTGAGGATGAAGACCTCTCCGAGATCACCGATGAGTGTGGCATCAGCCTGCAGTGCAAAGACACCCTGTCCTTACGGGTAAGGGTGGGCTCTCGGGAGCCCCTGAGTGGGGTGGCAGGATGGGTAGGGACGGGACTGAAGGTGTCCCCATATCTAGAGGGGCTTTCAGGGTCTGTGTCGCACCCTCATTAAATGAAGTAACATGCAGGAAACATCCAGTACAATGCTTGGCACATCTTGAGTGCTCAGattcttaatttattatttatttatttatttattttgccaggGGCTAAGGCAGGCGATAGCTCCTTCAACTGCCCACAAGAAGGGAGAGAGCGGGAAGTCTTGAGGCCTAGGACAGCAGCAGTTAGGGCCAGAATTAAGGGAAGCCTCAGGACTACCCTAAATCCTTTCCAAAGCTGCCTTGGCAGAGGGCCTGAGGCAGAGCAGGGTGGAGTCTGGTGGAATCTACAGTGCTTTGGGGCAGGAAAAAAGAGCCAGGACACTCCCTTGGCTACCATTGCACCAAACACACCACACAGCCTCGAAGACCCTCCCTGGCCCACCGTCCTAAAGGTCCCTCTAGAAGGTTAATCCAGCATTGCTGCTGCTTTgggcgccatggctttgtcatagGACAGATGGCTCTCTCGGCTCCCAAAGTTCTGAATCCTGCCAGGAGGTCCCCAGCATCTGGAGAGACTGAGTCAGATAAGGATCCCcctatgtcttttttctttttttaattggagtatgattgctttacaatgttgtgttagtttctgctgtgcaatgaagtgaatcggctatatgtgtacctatatcccctccctctttggcctccctcccacctccccccgccccaccccaggaAGAAGGGGCCGCTAGCCAGGAGACAGAAGGCAAGTGCGTAGCTAGGTTGCAGAGCCCAGAGCTTCTCTCAGCCCCTGGGAGGGTGGGTAGCCGAAGTAGACATGGTGTTGGGAGAATGGTTAGCAAAGGAGAGCTGCTGTGTGAGCTGGGATGGGGTGCCTCTATGTTGACCTCCTTTTGCCCCCAGAGATTCTGTAAGTTCTGCCAGGCAAGAGGAAACCAAGGGGTGGGGCTAACCCTCCAGTACCCTGTACTCCAAcccgccaccctctggccaggCCAGGAAGGGCTGGAGGCAGAGGCCACTGACTCTGGACTAACATAGCTTTTCGAAGGTCATACCCCTGTTCCGGACTCCCACTTGCACAAGCAGAGCCTTGGCAAGGGTGGTCCTTGCAACGAGCAGGACCCTGAGGCAGTACTAGCTCGGGGCGTACCCTGTGGGGCCTTAGATAAGCTCCAGGGGGCCATCAAGTACTCTTGCCAGTGAGTCCTCACCTCTCTGGGAAGCGGGGAGACAGTTAACTGGTGGGGGAATTGGAGAGTCAGAGGATCTGTCCAAGGTGCCAGGGAgttaatggcagagctggaactagAACGGGGGGCTCTGAACGGGGCTCTTAAAGTTAGGCTGGCCTGAGAGAAAACCTCAGGTTGGAGGGGCCTCAGCCTGAGGACCGAGGAAGGTGGGGATGCCACTGCCTCGTCCAGGTGCCTGCCACTTGCTCCTCCCCCTCAGCATCCCTCTTCCAGTCGCGCTCAGGTCCTCCTGTCCTCACTGAGGCCCTCCTGGCTGAGACTGTTTCCTCAgttttcctccctgcccccttcaaAACCCCGTCCCCATCCCTTGTGGGGCCCGAACTCTTCGGCGACCCTGCGTCCCCATGGCAACAGCGGTGACCTCACTCTGGGCTCGGCTTACTACCCGGGTGAGGTCACTGGCCGTTGCCAAGGGAACGGGAGGGTGCAAAGAGTCGGGAAGGGGGGAccttggggaggggagaagtgtGGAGTGCAAAAGGCGCCGCCTGACGTGGGGAGGAGGCGGCCTCACGCATCCTCGAAGGCGCGGGAGGGCACAGCCCTCGCGCGGGTCTCCTGCTCCGCTCCTTCTGTCCCCCTCTTTGCGGCCGCGGAATGGACTCGCCCGCGCGGGGGGCGGTGCGCGGCGGCCTTGGCCTCGCCCCTTCCCCGCCTCCTGACGCCCCTCTGTCCGCGCCGAGCAGCCCCCACGCGCCGGGCTGCTGTCtgggggcagcggcggcggcggcggcggcggcggggggagCCGGCTGCAGGCTGAGATGCTGCAGATGGACCTGATCGACGCGGCGGGGGACACTCCCGGCGCTGAGGACGACGaagaggaggacgaggaggagcgTGCGGCGCGGCGGCCGGGAGCGGACCCGCCTGAGGCGGAGCCCCGCCAGGAGACGGCGCCCCGCGGCCAGGGTCAGGGCCAGGGCCCGGGCGGCGGGGACACGTACCGGCCCAAGCGGCCCACCACGCTCAACCTCTTCCCGCAGGTGCCGCGGTCGCAGGTGAGGAGCCAGCGGCTTGGGGGCGGGGCTTAGGGGGCGGTGGCCCGGGGCAGGGCCCCGGGAGGTCTTCGGGGCGCCGGGCGTCTCAGGGTCCAGGCCCGGACGGGCcggggggcaggaggggctgcGGGAGAGTCACTTGCCAGTCCGGAGGAAGGAGGAGTCTCGGGCCTGCTGACACCTTCCGTAGCTTCCCAAGGGGGAGGTCCCTGGGGAGGTGGTCGCTGAGGGCAAGTGGAGTCTGTCCTAAGTGAGAGGGGCCGAGCGGGGCTGGCTGGGTTTGGAGCCTTGAGAGGAGAGGCTGAAGGAATGAAAGGGCTGAGAGGGGTAGTGGAAGGATGCGGGTGAAGAGAGAAGTAGGGAAGTAAGAGAACAGGGCTTCGAGGGGTTGCAAGGGTATGGGGTTCCCGGTGAAGGTGGGGCAGAAGCGGGGCCTGAAGAAAAAGGCATGTGAAGTGGTCGGGTCAGGGGAAAGTCATGGGAAATTTTGAAGCGCTAAGAATGGGGACCAGCAGCCAGTTTGAAATGTGGGCAGCTGGGGATTCCCAGAAggcagggaagagaaatgggaggtGGAGCTGCTTGGCTTGAGTTGGGGGCCTAGGGCCCCTGGACTGGGTGGCTGGATGCCAAGGAGGGTTGAATAGGGTGGGGGAGAGCCGGCCGCGGCCCATTGTCTTCCAGGCCCAGTCTGGAGAGGTACAGAGGAGCGGCTCAGGGAGCTGGGGCTGCTGGTGGAGGGTGCAGGGGCTGCAGGGAAAGGATTGGTCCCTTTCCCAGGATCCTCTCGGGTGGGTTTTGGCAGCCAGACTCATGCATGCGAGAGCCTGTGAGGGTGTCCTCAGGGGAGGGGGCTAAGTTGTGTGCAGGGAGCCTTGTATGTAGGCATCGTGGAGAGGGGTCCCAGGGGGTTGAGAATGTGGGGTGGGTGGCCCTGATATCCAGGAAGGAGGCCTCTGACAACTACATCTGTCACTCCTCTGTCACGtgctcttgggggggggggtggggaaaccATGTTCTGGATTCGTCGTTTGTATGATTCATCCCAGTCCCCCAAGCCAGGGGAGCTGCTGGGGAGAGCCTTCCTCCTGGCTCTCCTAGAatgtccctgccccttccctagGCCATAGCTTCCTGAGCTCCAGGGGAGTTGGGCTGGAAGTGGGCATCTTCCTTGTAAACCCTCCATGTCTGAGGCTGGGGGTCTGGCTCTGTCCCTGGATGGCTCTTgcttctccccccctcccccactcaccACCATTCACGTTGGCCATCACCACCTTTGTTGAGGCTGATGAGAGCATCTCCATGAGGGTTGGCCAGCTTCCCTGAGCCAAGGGGTGGTCTGTCTCGCACCAATAGCCCTGGCTGGGAGGGCTGTGACTTGCCACCCCTTCCGCCTGCTCCAGAGGGTTGGGGGTGAGGCCCTTGGCAAGTgttagggggtggggggagcagcaAATGGCCTAGGGATGGCCTGatgggggcagggccagggcctccCTGTGCCGGGCACTGTTGAGCGCTGCTGTCACAAGGGCCTTTTGTTCCCTGCACAGGACACACTGAATAATAATTCCCTGGGCAAGAAGCACAGTTGGCAGGATCGGGTGTCGAGATCATCCTCACCACTGAAGACAGGTAAGTCGCGACCCTTTCCCTTACCTGGACCTCCACGTGCCCTCAGTCCCCACTGCAGAGAGCAAACCAgcagtctccagcctgctgggtaGAGGTGAACTGCCTGTCCCACAGGCCTGAGCAGGCCCAGCCGCTGTCGGCTGTGGCTGGAGTGAGAGGACTGGCCCCAGAGCCTGCCGTAGGCCTGCTGCCCCTGAGGCTCTATCTTGGTGTCTGTGTCCACATGCTGAGTGGAGGGAGCAGGTAGCCTCGGAGTCAGGGGCGAGGCACCTGCCTTCAGCACTGCCCTGCCTGCTCTCCAGGGGAGCAGACACCTCCACATGAGCACATCTGCCTGAGCGATGAGCTGCCGCCCCCAGGCAGCCCCGCCCCCACCAAGGATCGAGGCACCTCCACCGACAGCCCTTGCCGCCGAAGCGCTGCCACCCAGATGGCACCTCCCGGTGGCCCCCCTGCTGCCCCACCGGCTGGCCGGGGCCATTCGCATCGAGACCGCATCCACTACCAGGCGGACGTGCGGCTGGAGGCCACTGAGGAGATCTACCTGACACCAGTGCAGAGGCCCCCAGACCCCGCAGAGCCCAACTCCGCCTTCCTGCCGCCAGCTGAGAGCCGGATGTCGGTCAGCTCCGACCCAGACCCTGCCACTTACCCGGCAACTGCAGGGCGGCCACACCCCTCCATCAGCGAGGAGGACGAGGGCTTCGACTGCTTGTCGTCCCCGGAGCGGGCCGAGCCGCCAGGTGGAGGATGGCGGGGGAGCCTGGGCGAGCCGCCGCCACCTCCACGGGCCTCGCTGAGCTCGGACACCAGCGCCCTGTCCTACGACTCGGTCAAGTATACGCTGGTGGTGGATGAGCACGCACAGCTGGAGCTGGTGAGCCTGCGGCCATGCTTCGGCGACTACAGCGACGAGAGCGACTCGGCCACCGTCTACGACAACTGCGCCTCTGCCTCCTCCCCCTACGAGTCGGCCATTGGGGAGGAGTACGAGGAGGCCCCCCGGCCTCGGCCCCCCGCCTGCCTCTCTGAGGACTCCACGCCCGATGAACCCGATGTCCACTTCTCCAAGAAGTTCCTGAACGTCTTCATGAGTGGCCGCTCTCGCTCCTCCAGTAAGTCGGCAGCAGGGAGctgtgtggggatgggggtgagggtgtCCCCGGGAGGTGGCCTCAGGTCCATCTGGTTCAAGGCACTAGGACTGAGCACTCTACCTGCCCCGCAAGCCTCAACCAGAGCTGGGACCACCCTCTCCTAGCCCGTCCCCCTCATCTACAGGTGCAGAGTCCTTCGGGCTCTTCTCCTGCGTCATCAATGGGGAGGAGCAGGAGCAGACCCACCGGGCCATATTCAGGTGAGagccccagggctgggctggccaGGCAGCAGCCGGGGCCAAACCCTCCCTGCCTCTGCCGTCCCCCCCGGGCCTAAACCCAGCCCCACCACTCAGCCCCAGGTGGACAGTGTCCACCCTCTAGAACTCAAGAGTTCAGGGACGGAATGGATGATTTCGGAGCAATGTGTTGTGCTGCCCAGAGCCCAGGACTGAGCACCTAATCTGGCCGGGGCAGGGGCCCAGGAGGGTGCCCAACAGAGACACCTGACCACACACAAAACCCACTACCTCTCACCCTCCTCCATGTGGAAATACTCACGTCCTGTGACCTCTCACAGTTTATCAGTGGCCCTGGTCACTTGCTCCCTTGGCTGCGAGTTCCTCCATGGCAGATGCATGTCTGATTGACCTTggcctcccccccaaccccaggagTGACAGGCACATGGGACGCTGTGCAAATGTTTACTGAACCAGCGATGCCGACGCAACCCCCGACCCTAGCGCAGGGTGGGGAGTAGATGGCTGGCTGGAGGGGCCTGGGTGGTGAATTCCTCACAGGCCCTTGTTGGAGACAGGTTTGTGCCTCGACATGAAGACGAACTTGAGCTGGAAGTGGATGACCCTCTGCTGGTGGAGTTGCAGGCTGAGGACTACTGGTATGAGGCCTACAACATGCGCACGGGTGCCCGGGGCATCTTTCCTGCCTACTACGCCATCGAGGTCACCAAGGAGCCTGAACATATGGCAGGTAGTGTTCCTTCCCCCCACCTGGTGCCACTGGGCGCCCCCGTCTGCCCTGCCCCCATTTGCTGCCGGGCAAACCTGTGCTCCAGATCTCAACCACCCAGGGCGGGGGCCGGGCAGCGGTGACTTCAGGTCCATTTCACAATCGAGAAAAGTGAGGCCCAGCCAAATCGGGGCAGCCCTGGGTGGTGCATCCTGTGCTGGGTCTGCCACTTCTCACTCCACACTTGCTTTCCAGCCCTGACCAAAAACAGCGACTGGGTGGACCAGTTCCGGGTGAAGTTCCTGGGCTCAGTCCAGGTTCCCTATCACAAGGGCAATGACGTCCTTTGTGCCGCTATGCAAAAGGTACCTGCTCCGCTGGGGAGGGTGCCCACCCCTGGCCCGGTCCCCATCCTCTCCTGGGGAGAGGGCCACCCAGCACCTGATGTTCCCATCCCTCACCCACAGATTGCCACCACCCGCCGGCTCACCGTGCACTTTAACCCGCCCTCCAGCTGCATCCTAGAGATCAGCATGCGGGGCGTGAAGATAGGCGTCAAGGCTGACGACTCCCAGGAGGCCAAGGTGACTGCCCCGGCCTGGCCCCGCTCTCCCGCCAGACCTccaacctgtgcccctgcaggcTGATGAccaccctcttctctcctccctcctgcagggGAATAAATGTAGCCACTTTTTCCAGTTAAAAAACATCTCTTTCTGCGGATACCATCCAAAGAACAACAAGTAAGAACACGATGGGGAAGAGGTCAAGGCGTGGGTGGTGGTTCAGGGCGTGGGTCCACGCGTGTGCCTGAGGGTTCTGAGCCCCCGTCCTGCCCAGACAGACTGCTGTCCTCCCACAGGTATTTTGGGTTCATCACCAAGCACCCTGCCGACCACCGGTTTGCCTGCCATGTCTTTGTGTCTGAAGAATCCACCAAAGCCCTGGCAGAATCCGTGGGGTACGTGTGTGTGTCCTGCCAAGCACCCAGCCCTGTGGCCAGCCCCGGTCTCAGGCCCCGAGCACGTTCCTCATGCTCGGCAGCATCCCTCAGTCCTCCCCGGCGCTCTGCGCAGCGTCCTTGGGCCACAGTGGCCTGGAGAGAGGGCTGGGTGGTCTTGAGGTCCAAACTTGTTAGTTGCTGGGCCCTTTCTTCAGCTGAAATCTCACTCAGGAAACACTGTGTGCAGAGAACAGAGCCGAGCAGCTCTGGCTGGGGGAGGCGCAGCCCCATCCGGGCACCCCGAGGCTCCTGTGTGAAAACCCTGGGTCGAGATCCTGTTCCTCCCCAGTCATTCTGGTGTGTCTGCCTGCCTCCTAGGAGAGCGTTCCAGCAGTTCTACAAGCAGTTCGTGGAGTACACCTGCCCCACAGAAGATATCTACCTGGAGTAGCAGCGCTGCCTCGCCCTCTGCATCCCCTGGGCCCTGGGGCCGGCGCCAGGACGGCTGGCTGCTGACAGGACATGGCACTGCTTGAGGAGGGGCACCTGCCACTACCAGAGGATGGGGAAGTGGGGGGCTGTTGGccgagggtgggggagggtgggggtt is a window of Eschrichtius robustus isolate mEscRob2 chromosome 11, mEscRob2.pri, whole genome shotgun sequence DNA encoding:
- the MAPK8IP1 gene encoding C-Jun-amino-terminal kinase-interacting protein 1, whose amino-acid sequence is MLQMDLIDAAGDTPGAEDDEEEDEEERAARRPGADPPEAEPRQETAPRGQGQGQGPGGGDTYRPKRPTTLNLFPQVPRSQDTLNNNSLGKKHSWQDRVSRSSSPLKTGEQTPPHEHICLSDELPPPGSPAPTKDRGTSTDSPCRRSAATQMAPPGGPPAAPPAGRGHSHRDRIHYQADVRLEATEEIYLTPVQRPPDPAEPNSAFLPPAESRMSVSSDPDPATYPATAGRPHPSISEEDEGFDCLSSPERAEPPGGGWRGSLGEPPPPPRASLSSDTSALSYDSVKYTLVVDEHAQLELVSLRPCFGDYSDESDSATVYDNCASASSPYESAIGEEYEEAPRPRPPACLSEDSTPDEPDVHFSKKFLNVFMSGRSRSSSAESFGLFSCVINGEEQEQTHRAIFRFVPRHEDELELEVDDPLLVELQAEDYWYEAYNMRTGARGIFPAYYAIEVTKEPEHMAALTKNSDWVDQFRVKFLGSVQVPYHKGNDVLCAAMQKIATTRRLTVHFNPPSSCILEISMRGVKIGVKADDSQEAKGNKCSHFFQLKNISFCGYHPKNNKYFGFITKHPADHRFACHVFVSEESTKALAESVGRAFQQFYKQFVEYTCPTEDIYLE